A single genomic interval of Nonomuraea rubra harbors:
- a CDS encoding ABC transporter ATP-binding protein, with protein sequence MTPGRGTTWGTLRTLLILAWRTDRRAGLVLAAFLLSGAAGHGLVGVFLRELTDAATAGRPVQAALWALAAGGALAAGVALGRAELALMQELAERMGVAVQAEILTLTSGVPTIEHLERPAYLDRLQTLHEESRELYFAVWALALVAEHAVQIGLGVALMAAVHPLLPLVLGGAVVPSLLVRGRAARRLDAAAERTAETTRLERELSETATGAEPSKEVRLSGAAAALDELAVRHWEEVSAVQARAGVRAGLLTFAGSATFLAGYVLALAGTAWLARQGTATAGDLVLVATVGVQFVTQASRLAFHAGSVAAGLRATGRLTWLRGYARRAARPARNADHRSPALGPPERLSSGITLRQVSFTYPGTGRQVLHDLDLHLPAGATIALVGAHGSGKTTLAKLLCGLYHPDRGEIRADDVPLHALAPGEWRQRISAVFQDLARFELTAAETVGVGDLPRLGDRRAVEEALARAGAAGLVAALPGGLSTELGDTFERGHRLSGGQWQQLALARASMRSSPLLLVLDEPTASLDAPAESAVFARYAEAARRHPGAVTLLITHRFPTVRTADLIVVLDAGRIVQQGTHDDLVTRPGPYADLYAIQRDAFTT encoded by the coding sequence ATGACGCCCGGGCGGGGCACCACGTGGGGCACCCTGCGCACCCTGCTGATCCTGGCCTGGCGGACGGATCGCCGGGCCGGGCTCGTCCTGGCCGCGTTCCTCCTGTCGGGCGCGGCCGGCCACGGCCTGGTGGGCGTCTTCCTGCGGGAGCTGACCGACGCCGCCACCGCCGGCCGGCCGGTCCAGGCCGCGCTCTGGGCGCTGGCGGCGGGCGGCGCGCTGGCGGCCGGTGTCGCGCTGGGGCGGGCCGAGCTGGCCCTGATGCAGGAGCTGGCCGAGCGGATGGGGGTGGCCGTTCAGGCGGAGATCCTCACGCTGACCTCCGGCGTCCCCACGATCGAGCACCTGGAGCGGCCGGCGTACCTGGACCGGTTGCAGACGCTGCACGAGGAGAGCCGGGAGCTCTACTTCGCGGTGTGGGCGCTGGCCCTGGTGGCGGAGCACGCGGTGCAGATCGGGCTGGGCGTGGCGCTGATGGCCGCCGTGCATCCGCTGCTGCCACTGGTGCTCGGGGGTGCCGTCGTGCCGTCGCTGCTCGTCCGGGGCCGCGCCGCCCGCCGGCTCGACGCCGCCGCCGAACGCACCGCCGAGACCACCCGCCTGGAGCGGGAGCTGTCCGAGACGGCCACGGGCGCCGAGCCCTCTAAGGAGGTACGGCTCAGCGGCGCCGCGGCCGCCCTGGACGAGCTGGCCGTAAGGCACTGGGAGGAGGTGTCGGCCGTCCAGGCGCGGGCCGGGGTCCGGGCGGGGCTCCTCACCTTCGCGGGCTCGGCCACGTTCCTGGCCGGGTACGTCCTCGCCCTCGCCGGCACCGCCTGGCTGGCGCGGCAGGGGACGGCCACGGCCGGGGACCTCGTGCTGGTGGCCACGGTCGGCGTGCAGTTCGTCACCCAGGCGTCGCGGCTGGCGTTCCACGCCGGCTCGGTCGCCGCGGGGCTGCGCGCCACCGGCCGGCTGACCTGGCTCCGCGGCTACGCCCGCCGAGCTGCCCGGCCCGCCCGGAACGCCGATCACCGGTCGCCCGCCCTCGGCCCGCCGGAGCGGCTGAGCAGCGGCATCACCCTGCGCCAGGTGTCCTTCACCTACCCCGGCACCGGCCGTCAGGTGCTGCACGACCTCGACCTGCACCTGCCCGCCGGCGCCACGATTGCCCTGGTCGGAGCGCACGGCTCGGGCAAGACCACTCTGGCCAAGCTCCTGTGCGGCCTCTACCACCCGGACCGGGGCGAGATCCGGGCGGACGACGTCCCCCTCCACGCCCTGGCACCGGGGGAGTGGCGGCAGCGCATCAGCGCCGTCTTCCAGGACCTGGCACGCTTCGAGCTGACCGCCGCCGAAACGGTCGGCGTGGGCGACCTGCCTCGCCTTGGCGACCGGCGTGCCGTGGAGGAGGCCCTGGCCCGCGCGGGTGCCGCCGGTCTGGTCGCGGCGCTGCCCGGCGGCCTGTCCACCGAGCTGGGCGACACCTTCGAACGCGGTCACCGCCTGTCGGGCGGTCAGTGGCAGCAGCTCGCCCTGGCGCGCGCCTCGATGCGGAGCTCCCCGCTCCTCCTCGTCCTGGACGAGCCGACGGCCTCACTCGACGCCCCGGCGGAGAGCGCCGTCTTCGCCCGCTACGCCGAGGCCGCCCGCCGCCATCCCGGCGCCGTCACCCTCCTGATCACGCACCGCTTCCCCACGGTCCGGACGGCGGACCTGATCGTCGTCCTCGACGCCGGCCGCATCGTCCAGCAGGGCACCCACGACGACCTCGTCACCCGCCCCGGCCCGTACGCCGACCTGTACGCCATCCAGCGCGACGCCTTCACCACCTGA
- a CDS encoding Gfo/Idh/MocA family protein, producing the protein MRDFTWGIAATGGIARTVGAAIAAEPGMRVAAVGSRNLARAQALAATLEAESAYGSYEQLCADPAVDAIYVATPHAQHLQVAELAIAAGKAVLCEKPLAATVDDAEKMVRLAREAGVFLMEAMWMRFNPLVRRLAADPRFGEIRSVQATFGFAAPYDPAHRLWAPELGGGALLDLGIYPFGLAQLLLGMPADLRITGSLAPSGVDAEAAGVLLYPGGRHALVATSLLGNYPNTACVVGTQMRADLQTPFWAPQRIVLTGPSMEPEEHVLDPADNGYAGELREVRAATAEGRTESSIMPLDESLAMLGLLADARRQIA; encoded by the coding sequence GTGCGAGATTTCACTTGGGGAATTGCGGCGACCGGCGGTATCGCGCGTACGGTCGGAGCCGCCATCGCGGCCGAGCCCGGAATGCGGGTGGCCGCCGTCGGATCACGGAACCTGGCCAGGGCGCAGGCCCTGGCGGCCACGCTGGAGGCCGAGTCCGCGTACGGCTCCTACGAGCAGCTGTGCGCCGACCCGGCGGTGGACGCGATCTACGTGGCCACCCCGCACGCGCAGCACCTGCAGGTCGCCGAGCTGGCCATCGCCGCGGGCAAAGCCGTGCTCTGCGAGAAGCCGCTGGCGGCCACCGTGGACGACGCGGAGAAGATGGTGCGCCTGGCGCGCGAGGCGGGCGTGTTCCTGATGGAAGCCATGTGGATGCGGTTCAACCCGCTCGTCCGGCGCCTGGCGGCCGATCCGCGCTTCGGCGAGATCCGCTCGGTGCAGGCCACGTTCGGCTTCGCGGCGCCGTACGACCCGGCCCACCGGCTGTGGGCGCCTGAGCTGGGCGGCGGGGCCCTGCTCGACCTGGGGATCTACCCGTTCGGGCTGGCCCAGCTCCTCCTGGGCATGCCCGCTGACCTGCGCATCACGGGCTCCCTGGCCCCCAGCGGGGTGGATGCGGAGGCGGCCGGCGTATTGCTCTACCCCGGTGGCAGGCACGCTCTCGTGGCGACCTCATTGCTCGGGAATTACCCGAACACGGCCTGTGTTGTAGGTACTCAGATGCGGGCGGACCTCCAGACTCCGTTCTGGGCTCCGCAGCGGATCGTTCTCACCGGGCCCTCCATGGAGCCGGAAGAGCATGTGCTCGATCCGGCGGACAACGGATACGCCGGAGAGCTACGCGAAGTCCGCGCCGCCACGGCCGAAGGCAGGACCGAATCCTCGATCATGCCTCTTGACGAATCCCTTGCCATGCTGGGGCTTCTGGCCGACGCTCGCAGGCAGATTGCCTAG
- a CDS encoding CHAP domain-containing protein: MAKHRITAVSKSNIARAALGATVIASALGVNAMTANADTATGVAAATAARHPDTAIAAHKAGAADDRTETKINVTADQVLAMARAQVGTSENASGGGTKFQQWYAASQRAGETVARDGGNRAAYLNAAWCSMFVSWVGEQTGARPQVGWDAYTVAHAKWFAANDRWGTVAKPGAVVFFAWDGGKSLSDIQHVGFVVKDNQNGTISTIEGNTGNGKVEERIRPKSQVVGYGYPQYAA, translated from the coding sequence ATGGCCAAGCACCGTATTACCGCTGTCTCGAAGAGCAACATCGCCCGCGCCGCCCTCGGCGCCACCGTCATCGCCTCCGCCCTCGGCGTCAACGCCATGACGGCCAACGCCGACACCGCGACGGGCGTCGCCGCGGCCACCGCCGCCAGGCACCCGGACACCGCCATCGCCGCCCACAAGGCCGGCGCCGCGGACGACCGCACCGAGACCAAGATCAACGTAACCGCCGACCAGGTCCTGGCCATGGCCAGGGCGCAGGTCGGCACCTCGGAGAACGCCTCCGGTGGCGGCACCAAGTTCCAGCAGTGGTACGCCGCCTCGCAGCGCGCCGGCGAGACCGTCGCCCGCGACGGCGGCAACCGCGCCGCGTACCTGAACGCCGCCTGGTGCTCGATGTTCGTCTCCTGGGTCGGCGAGCAGACCGGCGCCCGCCCGCAGGTCGGCTGGGACGCCTACACCGTCGCCCACGCCAAGTGGTTCGCCGCCAACGACCGCTGGGGCACCGTCGCCAAGCCCGGCGCCGTCGTGTTCTTCGCCTGGGACGGCGGCAAGAGCCTGAGCGACATCCAGCACGTCGGGTTCGTCGTGAAGGACAACCAGAACGGCACCATCTCCACGATCGAGGGCAACACCGGCAACGGCAAGGTCGAGGAGCGCATCCGTCCGAAGTCGCAGGTCGTCGGCTACGGCTACCCGCAGTACGCCGCCTGA
- a CDS encoding aldo/keto reductase: MNSLMLNTDGVQIPQLGYGVWQVPAEEAEQAVAAAFQAGYRHVDTAAAYGNEEGVGRAVRGSGLPREKVFVTTKLWNGDHGRTEAAFDESLARLGLDHLDLFLIHWPVPEQDKYVQAWKAMEKIYRDGRVRAIGVSNFTVNTLTRLMDETGITPSINQIELHPYLQQREMRAFHEANGILTEAWSPLGQGKGLLSDPALSVLSGKYGKTPAQIVLRWHLQLGNVVIPKSVTPARIKENIDVFDFILDTEDMSAIGAMNKGQRLGPDPDRFNMT; encoded by the coding sequence ATGAATTCGCTCATGCTCAACACCGACGGCGTGCAGATCCCGCAGCTCGGGTACGGCGTCTGGCAGGTCCCGGCCGAGGAGGCCGAGCAGGCGGTCGCCGCCGCGTTCCAGGCCGGCTACCGGCACGTCGACACCGCCGCCGCCTACGGCAACGAGGAGGGCGTCGGGCGGGCCGTGCGCGGCAGCGGGCTGCCGCGCGAGAAGGTGTTCGTGACCACCAAGCTGTGGAACGGCGACCACGGCCGCACCGAGGCCGCCTTCGACGAGAGCCTCGCCAGGCTGGGCCTGGACCACCTGGACCTGTTCCTGATCCACTGGCCGGTGCCGGAGCAGGACAAGTACGTGCAGGCGTGGAAGGCGATGGAGAAGATCTACCGTGACGGCCGGGTCAGGGCCATCGGGGTCTCCAACTTCACGGTGAACACCCTCACCAGGCTCATGGACGAGACCGGCATCACGCCCTCCATCAACCAGATCGAGCTCCACCCGTACCTGCAGCAACGCGAGATGCGGGCCTTCCACGAGGCCAACGGCATCCTCACCGAGGCCTGGAGCCCGCTGGGGCAGGGCAAGGGCCTGCTCTCGGACCCGGCGCTGTCGGTGCTGTCGGGCAAGTACGGCAAGACGCCCGCGCAGATCGTGCTGCGCTGGCACCTGCAGCTCGGGAACGTGGTGATCCCGAAGTCCGTCACGCCCGCGCGGATCAAGGAGAACATCGACGTGTTCGATTTCATCCTCGACACCGAGGACATGTCGGCCATCGGCGCCATGAACAAGGGGCAGCGGCTCGGGCCGGACCCCGATCGGTTCAACATGACGTAA
- a CDS encoding polysialyltransferase family glycosyltransferase: MKVFYASTLFGAMSLAAAIDEGRFGDGRRVLIVSNNAAIPEVATPLERTPGFAALRSRFEEVHSWNELIAPLHPSDWRARVIEVPMMERLIRSHWGLDGVEELVLESIAVPPARTIAGLVRDCPISVYSDGLMSYGPTRDPLPAEIFRRIERLIHLDLVPGLKPLLLSEYGVTPEILPDERFLSIVHEVTATAPDMMAGQAIILGQYLSALELLTPEEEAGLHETMLKALVARGYAEVVFKPHPAAGRRHAQLLRSAAGPLGVRLSVAGESVPAEVCFAALRPELVVGCFSTGLVTAQRYFGLQVASYGTDLVLERLTPYENSNRIPATIVDAMLPRLSPEGHIERPPVTDLQALVRSVGYCMQAETYPDLRPDGIDFDRRYFKRKRLETLGLVTEKPSTFSRIRRKIRSAI; the protein is encoded by the coding sequence GTGAAGGTCTTCTACGCCTCGACGCTGTTCGGGGCGATGTCGCTGGCGGCCGCCATCGACGAGGGACGCTTCGGCGACGGCCGGCGCGTCCTGATCGTCTCGAACAACGCGGCCATCCCCGAGGTGGCGACTCCCCTGGAGAGGACGCCCGGCTTCGCCGCCCTGCGCTCCCGCTTCGAGGAGGTGCACTCGTGGAACGAGCTGATCGCGCCGCTGCACCCCTCCGACTGGCGGGCCCGCGTCATCGAGGTGCCGATGATGGAGCGCCTCATCCGCTCCCACTGGGGCCTGGACGGGGTCGAGGAGCTGGTGCTGGAGTCGATCGCGGTGCCGCCGGCGCGGACGATCGCGGGCCTGGTACGCGACTGCCCGATCTCGGTCTACTCCGACGGACTGATGAGCTACGGCCCGACCCGTGACCCGCTGCCGGCGGAGATCTTCCGCCGCATCGAGCGGCTGATCCACCTCGACCTGGTGCCGGGGCTGAAGCCGCTGCTGCTCAGCGAGTACGGCGTCACCCCCGAGATCCTGCCCGACGAGCGGTTCCTGTCGATCGTGCACGAGGTCACCGCCACGGCGCCCGACATGATGGCCGGGCAGGCGATCATCCTCGGCCAGTACCTGTCGGCGCTGGAGCTGCTCACGCCGGAGGAGGAGGCGGGGCTGCACGAGACCATGCTCAAGGCCCTGGTCGCCCGCGGCTACGCCGAGGTCGTGTTCAAGCCGCACCCGGCGGCCGGCCGCCGGCACGCCCAGCTCCTGCGCTCCGCCGCGGGGCCGCTGGGAGTCCGCCTGTCGGTCGCGGGGGAGAGCGTGCCCGCCGAGGTGTGCTTCGCGGCGCTGCGGCCCGAGCTGGTGGTGGGCTGCTTCTCCACGGGGCTGGTGACCGCGCAGCGCTACTTCGGGCTGCAGGTGGCCTCGTACGGCACGGACCTGGTGCTGGAGCGGCTGACCCCGTACGAGAACAGCAACCGCATCCCGGCCACCATCGTCGACGCCATGCTCCCCAGGCTGTCGCCCGAGGGGCACATCGAGCGCCCGCCGGTCACGGACCTGCAGGCGCTCGTGCGTTCGGTCGGTTACTGCATGCAGGCCGAGACCTACCCCGACCTGCGGCCGGACGGCATCGACTTCGACCGGCGCTACTTCAAGCGCAAGCGCCTGGAGACGCTGGGCCTCGTCACCGAGAAGCCCAGCACGTTCTCCAGGATCCGCAGGAAGATCAGGTCAGCGATCTGA
- a CDS encoding glycosyltransferase family 2 protein, giving the protein MITLSVVVPIRDGERFIADALTSLSRNARGDFEFIIVNDGSVDATGDIIDDFIGELPGLVVIRNPAPVGLADARNTGLSAATGRYVTYMDGDDWLAPGYLARLVEAIDGLGCDFVRVDHVQVEGRKRVVHRAPLARRGTVLAPRDAILPANVRTMVDYPYAWAGVYRRSLGDLLHFPGSLHTAEDRPWIWRLHREAATFAVVSLAGVFYRRMVSGSLTQVGDERQLHFFDAFELVFKDLEREFLPKAARNFCALLAHHLEIGDRLTPALRARFEERGAQMVRALPPELVAESVSRMSVEREATLRALVPDLPPSPHVRVRRDREES; this is encoded by the coding sequence TTGATCACGCTCTCGGTCGTCGTGCCCATCCGGGACGGCGAGCGCTTCATCGCCGACGCGCTCACCTCGCTGTCCCGCAACGCGCGGGGCGACTTCGAGTTCATCATCGTGAACGACGGGTCCGTGGACGCCACGGGCGACATCATCGACGACTTCATCGGTGAGCTGCCCGGGCTGGTCGTGATCCGCAACCCCGCTCCGGTGGGGCTCGCGGACGCGCGCAACACGGGCCTGTCGGCCGCGACCGGCCGGTACGTCACCTACATGGACGGTGACGACTGGCTGGCCCCCGGCTACCTGGCACGGCTCGTCGAGGCGATCGACGGGCTCGGCTGCGACTTCGTGCGCGTCGACCACGTGCAGGTGGAGGGCCGCAAACGGGTCGTGCACCGGGCCCCGCTGGCGCGACGGGGCACGGTGCTCGCCCCCCGCGACGCCATCCTCCCCGCCAACGTGCGCACGATGGTGGACTACCCGTACGCCTGGGCCGGCGTGTACAGGCGCTCGCTGGGCGACCTGCTGCACTTCCCCGGCTCCCTGCACACCGCCGAGGACCGGCCGTGGATCTGGCGGCTGCACAGGGAGGCCGCCACGTTCGCGGTGGTGTCGCTGGCGGGGGTGTTCTACCGGCGCATGGTGTCGGGGTCGCTGACCCAGGTGGGCGACGAGCGCCAGCTGCACTTCTTCGACGCGTTCGAGCTGGTCTTCAAGGACCTGGAGCGGGAGTTCCTGCCCAAGGCGGCGCGGAACTTCTGCGCGCTGCTCGCGCACCACCTGGAGATCGGCGACCGGCTCACGCCGGCGCTGCGCGCCCGCTTCGAGGAGCGCGGCGCGCAGATGGTGCGGGCGCTGCCGCCGGAGCTGGTGGCCGAGTCGGTGTCGCGGATGTCCGTCGAACGCGAGGCCACCCTGCGGGCCCTGGTGCCCGACCTGCCCCCCAGCCCGCACGTCCGGGTCCGCCGCGACCGGGAGGAGTCCTAA
- a CDS encoding DUF6716 putative glycosyltransferase — translation MLAVADSDSYLKWAACLLGDLPSGCVTELVVVRTPIAPSREQIVAAVNGRAGGPPPVLSARSVRRLAERTQPDVILVACTGPVVDVLVAEVLDDLRPRPVFVSGLPGISVPATEKAWLFRSGCDLFVVHSEREVAEFSEIASRLGGGGAIGLARLPFLRPEPAAPGGNRVVFATQAKVPKGREERERVLLSLAELAARRPDLDVVVKLRALEDERQTHNERFHYQRLWREMGEPGRLAFEAGSMQDQLQRAAGFVTVSSTAALEAIAMGVPSLVLRDFGVSAEMINLVFEGSDLLGTLDELAAGEFREASGAWCAANYFHPAAHNDWAGLLSGLVVSRPRVPARSLLDGPEHAAGRRRARLRVEVPPKMLRVGYRAKRRMRRYLRSLT, via the coding sequence GTGTTGGCGGTCGCCGACTCCGACTCGTATCTGAAATGGGCGGCCTGCCTGCTCGGTGACCTGCCTTCGGGCTGTGTGACGGAGCTGGTCGTGGTGCGTACCCCGATCGCCCCCTCGCGGGAGCAGATCGTCGCGGCGGTCAACGGCAGGGCGGGCGGCCCGCCGCCCGTGCTGTCCGCGCGCTCGGTGCGGCGGCTGGCCGAGCGGACCCAGCCCGACGTGATCCTCGTGGCCTGCACGGGCCCCGTGGTGGACGTGCTGGTGGCCGAGGTGCTGGACGACCTGCGGCCGCGGCCGGTGTTCGTCAGCGGGCTGCCCGGCATCTCGGTGCCGGCGACGGAGAAGGCGTGGTTGTTCCGCAGCGGCTGCGACCTGTTCGTGGTGCACAGCGAGCGGGAGGTGGCCGAGTTCTCCGAGATCGCCTCCAGGCTTGGCGGGGGAGGCGCGATCGGGCTGGCCCGGCTGCCGTTCCTGCGGCCCGAGCCGGCCGCGCCGGGAGGCAACCGGGTGGTGTTCGCCACGCAGGCCAAGGTGCCGAAGGGGCGGGAGGAGCGCGAGCGCGTCCTGCTGTCGCTGGCCGAGCTGGCCGCGCGCCGCCCCGACCTCGACGTGGTGGTCAAGCTGCGCGCGCTGGAGGACGAGCGGCAGACCCACAACGAGCGCTTCCACTACCAGCGGCTGTGGCGGGAGATGGGAGAGCCGGGGCGGCTGGCGTTCGAGGCCGGCTCGATGCAGGACCAGCTCCAGCGGGCGGCCGGCTTCGTGACGGTGAGCTCGACGGCGGCGCTGGAGGCCATCGCGATGGGCGTGCCGTCGCTGGTGCTGCGCGACTTCGGCGTCAGCGCCGAGATGATCAACCTGGTGTTCGAGGGCAGCGACCTGCTGGGCACGCTGGACGAGCTGGCGGCGGGCGAGTTCCGCGAGGCCTCCGGGGCCTGGTGCGCGGCCAACTACTTCCACCCGGCGGCGCACAACGACTGGGCGGGGCTGCTGAGCGGGCTGGTCGTCTCCCGCCCGCGCGTGCCCGCCAGGTCGCTGCTCGACGGGCCGGAACACGCGGCGGGGCGGCGCCGGGCCCGGCTCCGCGTGGAGGTGCCGCCCAAGATGTTGCGGGTGGGCTACCGGGCCAAGCGCCGCATGCGCCGCTACCTCAGATCGCTGACCTGA
- a CDS encoding DUF6928 family protein has protein sequence MGAKTGVIAYSSADTPLPRLLRTPARPGEAATRALIERSFPGRHISPAGPGNLSDDIRPPDDLAYATSFPGAEVICCSAFMLDHPSQLPAHLVEASRGRRLVLHAMHSVVDWLAFAVWEDGRLARSLSLSPGSGIIENLGDPYPFELPYWNGDHPVPLMPEWEDQDPYPLPFHPLELGEDALRELLGFTVEGSIEPGDVDAEAVELLGFSVVDPDGPTPEERRAEYEAIVARMGEPRIFRYQPDGSLREVGLDDLG, from the coding sequence ATGGGAGCCAAGACCGGCGTCATCGCCTACTCCTCCGCCGACACCCCTCTCCCCCGCCTCCTCCGTACGCCCGCCCGCCCCGGCGAGGCCGCCACCAGGGCCCTGATCGAGCGTTCCTTCCCCGGCCGGCACATCTCCCCGGCCGGGCCGGGCAACCTGTCCGACGACATCCGCCCGCCCGACGACCTCGCCTACGCCACCAGCTTCCCCGGCGCCGAGGTCATCTGCTGCTCGGCGTTCATGCTCGACCACCCGTCGCAGCTCCCCGCCCACCTCGTCGAGGCGAGCAGGGGCCGCCGGCTCGTGCTGCACGCCATGCACAGCGTGGTCGACTGGCTCGCCTTCGCCGTCTGGGAGGACGGCCGCCTTGCCCGCTCCCTCAGCCTCTCCCCGGGCAGCGGCATCATCGAGAACCTCGGCGACCCGTACCCGTTCGAGCTGCCGTACTGGAACGGCGACCACCCGGTCCCGCTCATGCCTGAATGGGAGGACCAAGACCCCTACCCCCTGCCGTTCCACCCGCTGGAGCTGGGCGAGGACGCGCTGCGCGAGCTGCTCGGCTTCACTGTCGAAGGCTCGATCGAGCCCGGGGACGTGGACGCGGAGGCCGTGGAGCTGCTCGGCTTCAGCGTCGTCGACCCGGACGGGCCCACTCCTGAGGAGCGGCGGGCGGAGTACGAGGCCATCGTGGCGCGGATGGGCGAGCCCAGGATCTTCCGCTACCAGCCCGACGGTTCCCTCAGGGAGGTCGGCCTGGACGACCTGGGCTGA
- a CDS encoding N-acetylneuraminate synthase family protein, with translation MRVLAVVPARGGSAGVPLKNLALVGGVPLVTRAVRACLRAELVDQVVVSTDHDGIAETAREAGAIVVERPAELSGSTASSESAVLHALDALGEDPEVVVLVQATSAFIDPDDLSAAVRKVLDGEADSVVSGLPTHEFLWTATGGGINHDPAVRQRRQDRAPEFRENGAFYVMRTAGLREHGHRFFGEIAVQPVPPQHAIEIDNPEDLELVRALAPFIDQPEPIDVDAVITDFDGVHTDDRAYVDSHGREMVLVSRSDGMGVSLLKRSGVKVLIMSTEQNPVVAARARKLGVPVLQGLADKRTVLRDWLRIEGLDPARVAYVGNDVNDLGPMAEVGWPVATPEAHPRVRAAARVVLTTAGGSGAVRELCDRVVAARPEPEPAPVQVRTRPQFAPVAIGDVLVGDGEPVYVIGEIGINHNGDLDLARQLIDVAAEAGCQAVKFQKRTPAICVPEEQKGQIRQTPWGEMTYLEYKERTEFGRDEYTQIAKYCDERGLHWFASPWDVPSVEFLEEMDVLVHKVASASVADHELLRALAATGKPVILSTGMSTLSEIDAAVEILGTDKLIMMHATSTYPLPPEEANLRTITTLKERYGVPVGYSGHERGLQISLAAVTLGAVCVERHITLDRTMWGSDHAASLEPSGLEHLVRDIRIIEQALGDGVKRVFPGEEAPKARLRRVTV, from the coding sequence TTGCGAGTCCTGGCCGTTGTTCCCGCCCGCGGAGGTTCGGCGGGCGTACCCCTGAAGAACCTCGCCCTGGTCGGGGGCGTCCCGTTGGTCACCCGGGCGGTGCGGGCCTGCCTGCGCGCCGAGCTGGTGGACCAGGTCGTGGTCAGCACCGACCACGACGGGATCGCCGAGACCGCCAGGGAGGCGGGCGCGATCGTGGTGGAGCGCCCGGCGGAGCTGAGCGGCTCGACCGCCTCCAGCGAGTCGGCGGTGCTGCACGCGCTCGACGCCCTCGGCGAGGACCCGGAGGTCGTCGTGCTGGTGCAGGCCACCAGCGCGTTCATCGACCCCGACGACCTTTCCGCGGCGGTGCGCAAGGTGCTCGACGGCGAGGCCGACTCGGTCGTGTCCGGGCTGCCCACGCACGAGTTCCTCTGGACGGCCACGGGCGGCGGCATCAACCACGACCCGGCCGTCAGGCAGCGCCGTCAGGACCGCGCGCCGGAGTTCCGCGAGAACGGCGCCTTCTACGTCATGCGCACCGCCGGCCTGCGCGAGCACGGCCACCGCTTCTTCGGCGAGATCGCCGTCCAGCCGGTGCCCCCCCAGCACGCCATCGAGATCGACAACCCGGAGGACCTGGAGCTCGTGCGAGCGCTCGCCCCGTTCATCGACCAGCCCGAGCCGATCGACGTGGACGCCGTCATCACCGACTTCGACGGCGTGCACACCGACGACCGCGCCTACGTCGACTCCCACGGCCGCGAGATGGTGCTGGTCAGCCGCTCCGACGGGATGGGCGTCTCGCTGCTGAAGCGCTCCGGCGTCAAGGTCCTGATCATGTCCACCGAGCAGAACCCGGTGGTGGCCGCCCGCGCCCGCAAGCTCGGCGTGCCGGTGCTGCAGGGGCTGGCCGACAAGCGCACCGTGCTGCGCGACTGGCTGCGCATCGAGGGCCTGGACCCGGCCCGCGTCGCCTACGTCGGCAACGACGTCAACGACCTGGGCCCGATGGCCGAGGTCGGCTGGCCCGTCGCCACCCCCGAGGCGCACCCGAGGGTGCGCGCCGCCGCCCGTGTGGTGCTGACCACCGCCGGCGGGTCCGGCGCGGTGCGCGAGCTGTGCGACCGCGTCGTGGCCGCCAGGCCCGAGCCCGAGCCGGCTCCGGTGCAGGTGCGCACCCGGCCGCAGTTCGCCCCGGTGGCGATCGGCGACGTGCTGGTCGGTGACGGCGAGCCGGTGTACGTCATCGGCGAGATCGGCATCAACCACAACGGCGACCTCGACCTGGCCAGGCAGCTCATCGACGTGGCCGCCGAGGCCGGCTGCCAGGCGGTCAAGTTCCAGAAGCGCACCCCCGCGATCTGCGTGCCGGAGGAGCAGAAGGGCCAGATCCGGCAGACGCCGTGGGGCGAGATGACGTACCTGGAGTACAAGGAGCGCACCGAGTTCGGCCGCGACGAGTACACCCAGATCGCCAAGTACTGCGACGAGCGCGGGCTGCACTGGTTCGCCTCGCCGTGGGACGTGCCTTCGGTGGAGTTCCTGGAGGAGATGGACGTCCTGGTGCACAAGGTGGCCTCGGCCAGCGTGGCCGACCACGAGCTGCTGCGTGCCCTGGCCGCCACCGGCAAGCCGGTCATCCTGTCGACGGGCATGTCGACGCTGTCGGAGATCGACGCCGCCGTGGAGATCCTCGGCACCGACAAGCTGATCATGATGCACGCCACGTCCACGTACCCGCTGCCGCCGGAGGAGGCGAACCTGCGGACGATCACCACCCTCAAGGAGCGGTACGGCGTGCCCGTGGGCTACTCCGGGCACGAGCGCGGCCTGCAGATCTCGCTGGCCGCGGTCACGCTCGGGGCGGTGTGCGTGGAGCGGCACATCACCCTCGACCGCACCATGTGGGGCTCCGACCACGCGGCCTCGCTGGAGCCGTCGGGGCTGGAGCACCTCGTCCGCGACATCCGCATCATCGAGCAGGCCCTGGGCGACGGCGTCAAGCGGGTCTTCCCGGGTGAGGAGGCTCCGAAGGCCCGCCTTCGCCGGGTGACCGTCTGA